The proteins below are encoded in one region of Ferruginibacter lapsinanis:
- a CDS encoding transglutaminase domain-containing protein has protein sequence MKPLIILLFSIITIQASAQKKDFSAVDNYVKTVGPLDTLNMGTISYVVTKKFPDNLDKVRAIFDWIAYNISFDCKAAKSNNNDKISSDEILKLRKTTPAGYAALFQDMCSVVKIRCLTVDGYVKNNIEQIGEKPDEFNHTWAVVQLGQSPETWFYVDPAWGSGFTDDKMSVFTKSYNDSYFFADKPVFNFQHYPDNINWQLGPGTKSLKEFIGMPITKAAAYDFGLRNFTPANGFIKSKSSKPVQFTLKIADTATVQIVALLIGSDKKKKTKTVDYTFAAGTLSFNYKFDEEDSYPVTVLINNKPVLTYSAEITE, from the coding sequence ATGAAACCTCTAATTATACTTCTCTTTTCCATTATAACGATTCAGGCATCTGCACAAAAAAAAGATTTTTCTGCAGTAGATAATTATGTAAAAACAGTAGGCCCATTGGATACTTTAAACATGGGTACTATCAGCTATGTGGTTACAAAAAAATTTCCGGATAACTTAGATAAGGTAAGGGCTATATTCGATTGGATCGCTTACAATATCAGTTTTGATTGCAAGGCTGCCAAAAGTAACAACAATGATAAAATCAGTTCTGACGAGATTTTAAAATTGAGAAAGACAACTCCCGCTGGCTATGCTGCATTGTTTCAGGATATGTGTAGTGTGGTTAAAATAAGGTGTCTTACGGTAGATGGTTATGTAAAAAATAATATTGAACAGATCGGAGAAAAACCGGATGAGTTTAACCATACCTGGGCGGTTGTACAATTAGGACAAAGCCCGGAAACCTGGTTTTATGTAGATCCGGCCTGGGGAAGCGGATTTACAGACGATAAAATGTCTGTATTCACTAAAAGTTATAATGACTCATACTTTTTTGCCGATAAACCGGTTTTTAATTTTCAGCATTACCCCGATAATATAAACTGGCAATTAGGCCCGGGGACAAAAAGCCTGAAAGAATTTATCGGAATGCCAATCACCAAAGCGGCTGCATACGATTTCGGATTGAGAAATTTTACTCCTGCAAATGGTTTTATCAAATCTAAATCAAGCAAGCCTGTACAGTTTACACTAAAAATAGCAGATACTGCTACTGTTCAAATTGTCGCATTATTGATTGGTTCTGATAAAAAGAAGAAAACTAAAACTGTAGATTATACCTTTGCAGCAGGTACCTTATCGTTTAACTATAAGTTTGATGAAGAAGACTCTTACCCGGTTACTGTTTTAATTAATAATAAGCCTGTACTTACCTATTCCGCAGAAATCACCGAATAA
- a CDS encoding DsbA family protein has protein sequence MAFKKEVVEIIEPRDVFVGDKNAPVTLEEFGEYESEACAKANEVVKQLLEEYEGKIRFNFRHFPMTNIHQRALKAGEAAVATAQTGKFWEMHNILFANRRNLGTTSLKLHSKEAGVVNKHFLDELVNATYGWQVQGDIREGKDRGVTDVPTFFINGERFTGKVSYDELSKAIETSLKKVKKKAPAKQRA, from the coding sequence ATGGCATTTAAGAAAGAAGTAGTAGAGATCATTGAACCAAGAGACGTTTTTGTTGGTGATAAAAATGCACCGGTTACATTAGAAGAATTTGGCGAATATGAAAGTGAAGCATGTGCAAAGGCAAATGAAGTTGTAAAGCAATTGCTGGAAGAATATGAAGGCAAGATACGTTTTAACTTTCGTCATTTCCCTATGACGAATATTCACCAACGTGCTTTAAAAGCAGGTGAGGCTGCAGTAGCAACTGCACAAACAGGGAAGTTTTGGGAAATGCACAATATTTTGTTTGCAAACCGTAGAAACTTAGGTACTACAAGTTTAAAATTACATAGTAAAGAAGCCGGTGTAGTTAACAAACACTTTCTGGATGAATTAGTGAATGCAACTTATGGTTGGCAGGTACAAGGCGATATCAGAGAAGGAAAAGACAGAGGTGTTACTGATGTACCAACCTTCTTTATTAACGGTGAAAGATTTACCGGTAAAGTTTCTTACGATGAATTAAGTAAAGCGATTGAAACTTCATTGAAGAAAGTAAAGAAAAAAGCACCAGCTAAACAAAGAGCTTAA
- the clpB gene encoding ATP-dependent chaperone ClpB, giving the protein MNLNNFTIKAQEAVAQAQQLAYNNANPTIETEHLLKALLSEDDSPIEFLLKKNNVNVNFVETKLDESINKLPKVQSGEPAQAVSRDMNTAILKATSSLKNFGDQFVSVEHLLLAMLQLNDNSAKLLKDAGLTEKGLIAAVKDLRKGSTISSQTQETQFNALNKYAKNLNEMARSGKLDPVIGRDEEIRRTLHILSRRSKNNPILVGEPGVGKTAIAEGLAMRIVNGDVPENLRSKVIYALDMGQLIAGAKYKGEFEERLKSVVKEVASSDGEIILFIDEIHTLVGAGGGDGAMDAANILKPALARGELRAVGATTLSEYQKFFEKDKALERRFQKVLIDEPSVEDAVSILRGLKDRYETYHHVLIKDEAIIAAVELSHRYITDRFLPDKAIDLIDESAAKLRLEMNSMPEELDKLERQIRQLEIEREAIKRESDETKLKELNTEISNLAVQRDTFKAKWQQEKEVVEKVQSAKAEIENLKAAAEKAEREGDYGKVAEIRYGKVQLQEKIIEEQTKLLDDISEKRLLKEEVDAEDIAENVAKATGIPVMKMMQSEREKLLHLEEELHKRVVGQDEAIEAVSDAIRRSRAGLQDPKKPIGSFIFLGTTGVGKTELAKALADYLFDDDSMMTRIDMSEYQEKHSVSRLVGAPPGYVGYDEGGQLTEAVRRKPYSVVLLDEIEKAHPDVYNVLLQVLDDGRLTDNKGRVVNFKNTIIIMTSNMGSQIIQDNFENITDKNKDEVVESTKAEVVNLLRQTIRPEFLNRIDEIIMFQPLMKKEIKGIITIQLEGLRKLVAQSGIQLTFSDYTLDYLAENGYDTQFGARPLKRLIQKEIINQLSKRILAGDIDKTKPVLVDVFDGTVVFRNEVNEEAKKQTKTKTV; this is encoded by the coding sequence ATGAATCTTAATAATTTCACCATTAAAGCACAGGAGGCGGTGGCTCAAGCTCAACAGTTGGCGTATAATAACGCTAATCCTACCATTGAGACGGAGCACTTACTCAAAGCATTGTTAAGTGAGGATGATTCTCCTATAGAATTCTTGTTGAAGAAGAATAATGTGAACGTAAATTTTGTAGAAACCAAACTAGACGAAAGCATTAATAAATTACCTAAAGTGCAAAGCGGAGAGCCTGCTCAGGCGGTTAGCCGTGATATGAATACGGCAATATTAAAAGCGACCTCTTCACTGAAAAATTTCGGAGATCAGTTTGTAAGTGTAGAACATTTGTTGTTGGCTATGTTACAGCTGAATGATAACAGTGCAAAATTATTAAAAGATGCAGGTCTTACTGAAAAGGGATTGATAGCCGCTGTTAAAGATCTTCGCAAAGGTTCAACCATTTCCTCCCAAACACAAGAAACGCAATTTAACGCATTGAATAAGTATGCAAAGAATTTGAATGAAATGGCACGTTCAGGAAAATTAGATCCTGTAATTGGCCGTGATGAAGAGATTCGCAGAACTCTGCATATTTTATCCCGTAGAAGTAAAAATAATCCCATCTTGGTTGGTGAGCCTGGTGTTGGTAAAACAGCCATAGCTGAAGGTTTGGCCATGCGTATAGTAAATGGAGATGTACCCGAAAATTTAAGATCGAAAGTTATTTATGCGTTAGATATGGGACAATTGATCGCCGGGGCAAAATACAAAGGTGAGTTTGAAGAAAGATTAAAATCTGTTGTGAAAGAAGTAGCGTCGAGCGATGGAGAGATCATTTTATTTATTGATGAGATACATACACTGGTAGGCGCAGGCGGGGGCGATGGTGCCATGGATGCAGCAAATATTTTGAAGCCAGCTTTGGCAAGGGGAGAGCTAAGAGCTGTAGGCGCAACTACATTAAGTGAGTATCAAAAATTCTTTGAAAAGGACAAGGCGCTGGAACGTCGTTTTCAAAAGGTGTTGATAGATGAACCATCTGTTGAAGATGCAGTATCTATTTTAAGAGGATTGAAAGACAGGTACGAAACTTATCATCATGTTTTGATAAAAGACGAGGCAATTATTGCTGCAGTAGAATTATCGCATCGATATATCACTGATCGTTTTTTACCGGATAAAGCTATTGACCTGATCGATGAAAGTGCTGCTAAGCTCAGGTTAGAGATGAATTCAATGCCCGAAGAACTGGATAAATTAGAAAGACAAATTCGTCAATTGGAGATTGAAAGAGAAGCGATAAAAAGAGAAAGCGATGAAACGAAGCTGAAAGAATTGAATACAGAGATATCTAATCTTGCAGTACAGCGTGACACATTTAAAGCTAAGTGGCAACAGGAAAAAGAAGTGGTTGAAAAGGTGCAATCTGCCAAGGCAGAAATAGAAAATTTGAAAGCAGCTGCAGAAAAAGCTGAACGTGAAGGTGATTATGGTAAGGTAGCTGAGATACGCTATGGTAAGGTACAGTTACAGGAAAAGATCATCGAAGAGCAAACTAAACTCTTGGATGATATTAGTGAAAAACGTTTGTTGAAAGAAGAAGTGGATGCAGAAGATATAGCAGAAAATGTTGCGAAGGCAACAGGTATACCCGTGATGAAAATGATGCAGAGTGAAAGAGAAAAATTATTGCATCTGGAAGAAGAATTGCATAAAAGAGTGGTAGGTCAGGACGAAGCGATAGAAGCGGTAAGTGATGCAATACGTAGAAGCAGAGCTGGTTTGCAGGATCCTAAAAAACCGATCGGCTCATTTATTTTCTTAGGTACAACCGGTGTGGGTAAAACAGAGTTGGCAAAAGCATTAGCCGATTATTTGTTTGATGATGACAGCATGATGACGAGGATAGATATGAGTGAATACCAGGAAAAACATTCTGTTAGCAGATTAGTTGGTGCACCTCCGGGCTATGTTGGATATGATGAAGGCGGACAATTAACAGAAGCTGTAAGACGTAAACCGTATAGTGTGGTGTTGTTAGATGAAATTGAAAAAGCTCATCCTGATGTGTACAATGTTTTGCTACAAGTATTAGATGATGGCCGGTTGACTGATAATAAGGGCAGGGTGGTCAATTTCAAGAATACCATTATCATTATGACAAGTAATATGGGTAGTCAGATCATTCAGGATAATTTTGAAAATATTACTGATAAGAACAAAGATGAAGTGGTTGAAAGTACGAAAGCTGAGGTAGTCAATTTACTTCGTCAAACAATTCGTCCCGAATTTTTAAACAGGATCGATGAGATTATCATGTTCCAACCTTTAATGAAAAAAGAAATAAAAGGTATCATCACTATACAATTAGAAGGATTAAGGAAACTGGTAGCTCAAAGTGGTATCCAGTTAACCTTTAGTGATTACACCTTGGATTACCTGGCAGAAAATGGATACGATACCCAATTTGGTGCAAGGCCCCTAAAAAGGTTGATCCAAAAAGAGATCATCAACCAGTTAAGTAAGCGGATCTTGGCAGGTGATATAGACAAAACAAAGCCTGTTTTAGTGGATGTATTTGACGGAACAGTAGTCTTTAGAAACGAGGTTAATGAAGAGGCTAAAAAGCAAACTAAGACCAAAACAGTGTAA